One Peromyscus leucopus breed LL Stock chromosome 2, UCI_PerLeu_2.1, whole genome shotgun sequence DNA window includes the following coding sequences:
- the Xkr8 gene encoding XK-related protein 8 isoform X1, giving the protein MPLSLRSSVFLDLVVGVVGTLSFLLDVVADLWAVVQYVLGGRYVWAALVLALLGLSSVQMQLFSWVWLTSDPADLHESKHSRRFLALLHLLQLGYLYRCLQGLQQVLLMWQQELPSESDMAYADFLSLDISMLRLFENFLESTPQLTLVLAIVLQSGSAEYYQWFGISSSFLGISWALLDYHRALRACLPSKPRLGWSSSAVYFLWNLLLLGPRILAVALFSALFPYYVALHFLSLWLVLLFWVWLQGTKFMPNSRSEWLYRVTMAIILYFSWFNVAGGRTRGRSVIHLVFILSDSVLLTSTWVTRSTWLPSGTFLQMWLIVGGVCFLLGLTLRVIYYLWLHPHCQWEPDQVDGARSLLPSPRPKPLYNRRATLLARNFFPKVKAEVSLPEIGAGEEVL; this is encoded by the exons ATGCCTTTGTCTCTCCGCTCTTCTGTGTTCTTGGACCTGGTCGTGGGCGTGGTGGGCACCCTGTCTTTCCTGCTGGACGTGGTCGCCGACCTGTGGGCCGTCGTCCAGTATGTACTCGGTGGCCGTTACGTGTGGGCCGCGCTGGTGCTGGCGCTGCTGGGCCTCTCCTCGGTGCAGATGCAGCTCTTCAGCTGGGTTTGGCTGACCTCCGACCCCGCGGACCTGCATGAGTCGAAGCACTCGCGTCGTTTCCTGGCGCTGCTGCATCTGTTGCAGCTTGGCTATCTGTACAG GTGCCTGCAAGGGCTGCAGCAGGTGCTGCTCATGTGGCAGCAGGAGCTGCCCTCTGAGAGTGACATGGCCTATGCAGACTTCCTCTCCCTGGACATCAGCATGCTGCggctctttgagaatttcttggAGTCCACGCCACAGCTCACACTGGTGCTGGCTATCGTGTTGCAAAGTGGCAGTGCCGAATACtaccaat GGTTTGGCATCAGCTCCTCCTTCCTGGGCATCTCGTGGGCACTGCTGGACTACCACCGGGCCTTGCGTGCCTGTCTACCCTCTAAGCCCCGCCTGGGCTGGAGCTCCTCTGCCGTCTACTTCCTGTGGAACCTGCTGCTATTGGGGCCCCGGATCTTGGCTGTTGCCCTGTTCTCGGCTCTCTTCCCCTACTATGTGGCCCTGCATTTCCTCAGCCTGTGGCTGGTACTGTTGTTCTGGGTCTGGCTTCAAGGCACAAAATTTATGCCAAACTCCAGATCTGAGTGGCTGTACCGGGTGACAATGGCAATCATCCTTTATTTTTCCTGGTTCAATGTGGCTGGGGGCCGCACCCGAGGCCGGTCCGTCATCCACCTGGTCTTCATCCTCAGTGACAGTGTGCTGCTGACCAGCACCTGGGTGACCCGCAGCACCTGGCTGCCCAGTGGGACCTTCTTGCAGATGTGGTTGATTGTGGGAGGAGTCTGCTTCCTCCTGGGACTGACTCTGCGTGTGATCTACTACCTCTGGTTGCACCCTCACTGCCAATGGGAACCCGACCAAGTGGATGGGGCCCGAAGTCTCCTTCCTTCACCACGGCCTAAGCCGCTTTATAACAGGCGAGCCACTCTGTTAGCACGCAACTTCTTCCCCAAGGTCAAAGCGGAGGTTTCTCTTCCAGAGATTGGAGCGGGGGAAGAAGTCCTTTGA
- the Xkr8 gene encoding XK-related protein 8 isoform X2 has translation MQNPLWNSSQILAKLHAAPSSGKGPLNVLILPEGLDEHEYSSDEREGQLLQTGQRSPGAVVTGACKGCSRCCSCGSRSCPLRVTWPMQTSSPWTSACCGSLRISWSPRHSSHWCWLSCCKVAVPNTTNVLCSSSPRNLPCQPSQWDLREPLTSLMKVQKGFGISSSFLGISWALLDYHRALRACLPSKPRLGWSSSAVYFLWNLLLLGPRILAVALFSALFPYYVALHFLSLWLVLLFWVWLQGTKFMPNSRSEWLYRVTMAIILYFSWFNVAGGRTRGRSVIHLVFILSDSVLLTSTWVTRSTWLPSGTFLQMWLIVGGVCFLLGLTLRVIYYLWLHPHCQWEPDQVDGARSLLPSPRPKPLYNRRATLLARNFFPKVKAEVSLPEIGAGEEVL, from the exons ATGCAGAATCCGTTGTGGAATTCTTCTCAGATCTTGGCAAAGCTGCATGCGGCTCCCAGCAGTGGGAAGGGGCCTTTGAATGTTCTCATTTTGCCTGAGGGATTGGATGAACATGAGTACAGCTCAGACGAGCGTGAAGGGCAGCTATTACAGACAGGCcagagatcccctggagctgtagttacag GTGCCTGCAAGGGCTGCAGCAGGTGCTGCTCATGTGGCAGCAGGAGCTGCCCTCTGAGAGTGACATGGCCTATGCAGACTTCCTCTCCCTGGACATCAGCATGCTGCggctctttgagaatttcttggAGTCCACGCCACAGCTCACACTGGTGCTGGCTATCGTGTTGCAAAGTGGCAGTGCCGAATACtaccaat gtcctctgcagcagctcccCAAGGAACCTGCCTTGTCAGCCCTCACAGTGGGACCTGAGAGAACCCCTCACTTCACTTATGAAGGTGCAGAAAG GGTTTGGCATCAGCTCCTCCTTCCTGGGCATCTCGTGGGCACTGCTGGACTACCACCGGGCCTTGCGTGCCTGTCTACCCTCTAAGCCCCGCCTGGGCTGGAGCTCCTCTGCCGTCTACTTCCTGTGGAACCTGCTGCTATTGGGGCCCCGGATCTTGGCTGTTGCCCTGTTCTCGGCTCTCTTCCCCTACTATGTGGCCCTGCATTTCCTCAGCCTGTGGCTGGTACTGTTGTTCTGGGTCTGGCTTCAAGGCACAAAATTTATGCCAAACTCCAGATCTGAGTGGCTGTACCGGGTGACAATGGCAATCATCCTTTATTTTTCCTGGTTCAATGTGGCTGGGGGCCGCACCCGAGGCCGGTCCGTCATCCACCTGGTCTTCATCCTCAGTGACAGTGTGCTGCTGACCAGCACCTGGGTGACCCGCAGCACCTGGCTGCCCAGTGGGACCTTCTTGCAGATGTGGTTGATTGTGGGAGGAGTCTGCTTCCTCCTGGGACTGACTCTGCGTGTGATCTACTACCTCTGGTTGCACCCTCACTGCCAATGGGAACCCGACCAAGTGGATGGGGCCCGAAGTCTCCTTCCTTCACCACGGCCTAAGCCGCTTTATAACAGGCGAGCCACTCTGTTAGCACGCAACTTCTTCCCCAAGGTCAAAGCGGAGGTTTCTCTTCCAGAGATTGGAGCGGGGGAAGAAGTCCTTTGA